In the Methanobrevibacter sp. genome, GGATTAAAAATCGTCGGAACGACGGTGCAGTAAAAAATATCCCCAAAAAAATATCTTTTTTTGGGTTTGCGAATCCCCGTCTTATCAAAGACGGGGAAGTTCAAAGGTGGTTGATAATATGAAATTATTTGAAAAACCAGGTTATGAAACTATAATTGGAGATGGCAGACATTTAACGGAATATATGAAAAATCTAATCAAAGAAGGTAAGATTTCAGAAAGTGAGGCAATGTCAATTAAAGATAGATTAAAAAATGGATTTGAGAATGGCAGTATTAAAGAAGAAGAGCTAATTCTTAGGGCTCATGAAATGTTTTCTGATTTTCTGTATGATTATATATGGTTCTTTGGGAATGTTATGTCAAAGGATGAAACCTGTCCGATATGTCTTGAAAAAATGGATTATAAAGAGGGTTCTTGTAAAAATTGTGGTTTTGATCTTGATTTAGTTCATTTAAGTTTAAAAGAGTTTGAAATGATGGATATTTTCGCAGATTTTGTTGATTCACATGAAGACCTTAAGGATACAAAAGACATGCTTTTAGAAAATGATTATTATGGGGACCATTTATATAATGATTTGCTGCTCCAAATATTTTTGGATGATTCCTTAAAAAGGGAATATGATAGCCTTCATTTAAATAATTTTGCGGATTTGGATGAAATGTATGCTGATTTTAAAGAGGATACGTCTGAAGAAAATTACTCCCAAGAGAATGCTCAAACAACTTGTATGGATGAAATTGAATTTTGTAAAATGGCTGACAATAAGTATCGTCTAATCCCAAGGGTTGATGATTCATATGTCATGCCTGTTGATTTGAATAGATTTAAACTTTATACTCTTGTTGATGAATGTAATGATGCAGATTTTGCATTATATGATTTGTCTTTTGTCCCATGGTGTTTTAGACAACAACTTAGAGATTTGTCCTTTGAAGGAGGATTTTTGACTCATAATGCCTGTAAAGCTAATTGGCAGGATTTTTCAAAAGACTTGAGGCGTTGGCAATTGAAAGAATTTTTAGAAAAACATGGTATTGATGCCACGGGCAATAAAAAACATCTTGTTCAAATAATTGCTGAAAGTAATTTGCCATTAGAAGAATTCGTGTCTGAAAAAACATTTTTAACACAAGAATCTTATGATTACTTGAAAGAATATGAATGGATTCAATTTTACATCGATAATCTTTATTATTTTGATTTTTTAGACTTTTTTGATTTTTTGGATAATCATAATGGCAGTATTGAGGAGATTTCTCTAAAATACTTGGATGAACATATTAAATTAGCTGAGGAGTCATTGGATTTTGATTATATCATGAGGACTTATGAATCCAAAACAAGAATTCTTCATTCAATTTTAAAATTGGATGAGGCATTGGAATGTGATATTCGAATATTGCATTTAAATATGAATCCTATTTGCTTACCCAATTATAGCTTTTCTTCACATGTTCCTTTAGATTCTGAAAATATTTCAAATCTAAAAGAAGCAAAATCAAAATATGGGGAGGAAGTAATCTTCAAATCATTTAATAAAAATTGGAATTTTAGGGGTTTTAAATCAATAATCATTCCTAAAAATGATGTTTGGGATTATTTAATTAACGCATTAAATTCTAAAGATCAGAATCATGGAAGTAAAAAAATTCGTGAAAAATATTTCTTGTCTTTTTAAATTGATAATAATAGGAGTTTTAAATAATTGGGTGTGAATACATCTAAAACTTCCATAAATTATTGTTTTTACAGTCGTTATGAATGCTATTTTGTATAATTGTGGCTAAAATCTATTTTAAGGACTTTATTTACTTTTTAAAGTGTAAATAATTTTGTCATGTTTTTCAATATTATAAATTTTATTGAATATTCTTTTATATATTATCATTCAATATATTGAATATATATTTATATAATAGTGTTCAATATATTATCAAAGAGGTGATTTAGTATGAATCCTGATAATGAAGATTCAATTCATGATTTTTTACAAAGCCAAATAACAGATACTCCTTTATCTCTAAACAATGAGTTATCAAATAGGGGTGTTAAATTTAATCATAGGGATGATTTTGAAGAAATAAGAACATTTATAGATGAATTCATCGATGGAAATAATGTTAATCGTTATATTGTATTGCCAGGTCTTAGAGGTGTTGGAAAAACAACAATCTTATTTCAGGTATATGACTACTTGTTGAATCAAAAAAATATCCGTCATGAACAGATATTATATTTTTCCTGTGAGGAACTAAATAAAATAGAAGATTGTGACATCTATGATACCATCAAATATTATCTAAAAACATTCCATAACTCCTCACTGCAGACACTTGATGAAAAATTATTCTTATTAATTGACGAATCACATTTTGATAAAGATTGGTCACTTTCAGGTAAAATAATCACTGATAAATCTAAAAATATATTTGCGATTTTTACAGGTTCATCAGCAATAAATCTTGAATATAATGCTGAAGCCGCAAGAAGGATGATACGATATCCAATAACTCCCCTAAATTATTCACAACATTTAAAATTAAAATATAATTATCACACAGATATTTCCAATGATTTGATAGATTTATTATTTAATGGCAATGTTGATAATGCAATCATAAAAGAAAAGCAGGTAAATCGTGATTTATTAAATCTAAAAAATTATCATTCAATGGATTGGGATAATTATTTTAAATTTGGAGGATTTCCGTCAGTGATGCATGATACGAATCACAGAAATGCATTTAAAAAATTATACTACTCAGTTGAAACTGTGGTGACAAAAGATTTAGGGACAATGAATAACCTGACTGCAAATACACAAACAAATGCATTAAGATTAATGAAATTTTTGGCGGAAAAATATCCTGGTGACATTTCACAAAATGCGCTTGCAAATAAAATCAAAACTTCTGCAGGAAGTGTTAATACAATAATGGACTTACTTGAAAAGACTCATTTGATATTTCACACAGAACCTTATGCAGGTGCAAATGCAAGAGCAAAAAAATCATGGCAGTATTATTTTGCAACACCAAGCATAATGCATGCAATAAATCTCAAATTCGGATTTTCATCTATAAAATTGAGTGAATATGAAGGAATATTGCTTGAAACATTAGTCGGATCAAACCTTGTTAATTTGAAAAATAGTGAACAGTTCTTTGAATTCAGTATATTCTACGATACATATAAAGTGAAAAAGCAAAAGGTTGATTTTATAATAAAAAAAGATTTTGATGAAGTAATCCCAATAGAAGTTGGACACGGTAATAAAGGTACTGATCAAATTAAGGATGCAATAAGACGTTATAAAGCTCCACATGGAATTGTTATATCTGATACAACAAAAACAATTGAAAAAGTTGATAATGTAATATTCGTGCCAATAAAAACTTTCTCATTAATGTAAAAACTATTAAAATTTGGGAAATATTATTTATTTTCCATTTTTTGTTTATGGTGTAGTGTGTTTAAATATTATTATATCATATTAATTGTGTAAGAGCTAAAAGTACTAAATATTTTGTATAGTGTACGGGCAAAAATTATTTTAATAACTTTTTAAATGGATAATATGTTAAATAGAACTCCTAAAGTGCTATATTATATTGTCATCCTAGTGAAAAATCAATCACAAATACCATTAAACAGGGATATATTGATGGATTGGAAGAAATAAATATCTCATACACAATCACAGATTTATATGGATCTAATTTTAATTCAGATATTACTGAAGAGGAATATTTAAGAGAAAATAATAATATTCCATGTCCTTTAGCTGAAGATGTGCTTCTTGAACAGGAAAGAATTAATAATGCAGATGTATTGACATTCATATTTCTGTTATTTTGGATGGATGCACCTTCAAAATTGGTGGGTTATTTTGCAAGAGTATTTACAAAGGGATTTAAATATGATTATGATGACGGTAAATCTGCATCAATGAAGACAATGGTCCATAGAAACTTCCTAATTAGTGCAGGTAGCAGTTACGATGATTTGGAAAAAGACGGCAAAATAAATGCATTGGAAACAATATTTATAAAAGATAAGTTGGCAGGAAAAACTAAAGATGTTAGTATGTATTTTTTTGAAAAAACAACATATCTAAAAGAAGGAATTGACAGATAAATATCAGTTTATGGTCTTTTAACTATATCTTTTCAGTTAAAACAATTAGTTGTTCCTAATTATGTAAATATTTTATTATCTAAAATTTGTAAAGTTCGCAGCCTTGGGGGTTGTTTAATTTTTTTTAATAAAATTTCATTGTTTTTGTAAAAAAGTATGGTATTTGTTCGTTATGTCTTAATTAGTTTCTTTTTTTATTATCAATTTATGTAAAGTATTTTTAACAGTTATTTTTTTTAAATAACGCATTTTTGAGCTTTAATTTAAATAATAGTACTTATATATATACATATATCTTTTGATTAAACAGTTGATTTTAAGTATTGAATGTTTGAAAAAAAGATGCAAATAGTGAAAAGTGATTATTAGATAAAAGTGCCCTTAACACTTTTATTAATCACTTTCATATGTTACTATTAAACAAACAATGGGTAAATTGAATGATTGCAAGTAACATTTATAATTTATATATTAAATGCTATTTAAAGTTATTTAAAATAGTTGCAGACAAAATGCACAGTTATACTAGCTTAGCTATGCTTTTAAATAATTCATTCTTTTTTTCATTCCATTTAGGTTAAAATTTGTTTATCAAGGGATTATTGCAATAATCAGACGTGATAAATATGAAATTGAAAAAGATAATGTTGATAACATTGATGTTATTGGCGATTATAGCGATTGGAGCTGTAAGTGCATCGGAGGATATTGCTGATGATAATGTTACAGCCATTGAACCGACTGATGATTTAACAGTCTCTCAAGTCGATGATGAAAATGTAATTTATACAGTTGATGATGAAATAAATGGCGCAGAGGATTCAGAAGAAATCCTAAGTGAGGATGAGGTTTTTGAGCCTGATGTTTTTTATCCTTATTCAGGCCAGCATATTGATTTTTCTGAAGGCGAAATGTTTCATATTGGTGTGGATGCCAAAGGGGCTAATGGAACATTCAGGGTTTATTATTCAGGGTGGAATGACTTCGGACCTTTCAAATACAATAATACCTTGTTGGCATCTGCCGACATAATTGATGGTATTGGAATTGTTAATTTAACTGTCCCAATAGGAGGTAATCCTATATATACAGTAGGTTATGATTTTATTGATTATTGGGTTGAATATGAAACCAATAAAGGAAATGGCGATACATTTTTTAGTATATGGGTCGTAAAAAACAATAAAAATATTTCTGCAAAACTTGACAGGATGGAATTTACAGAAGGGGGAAATAATAATGTCACTCTTCAATTCGCTTCACCCGTATACGGATTTTTGAATTGTTATGTGGATGGAGTTAGCCTCCCGGAATATCATTTTGATGATGTAAACTCTGCAAAGGTGCTATTTGAATATTTAACTGTTGGAACACATTTTATAAAAGTTTTATTCACGTATGACGAAACTTTTGACAATGTTGGAACATTCTCAAAAACATTCATAGTTACTGTAAACCCTTGGGTTCCTGTCATTGTACAAACTGCCACTAAAATCACATCATCCAAACTAACCACTCCGTATAATGTTGCCAGTAAAGTCACATTCACTCTTAAGGATGAAAATGGCCGTGTTATATCAGGTGAAAATGTCACAGTTAATTTCAACGGAAAAACTTATAATAAAGTCACTGATTCTAAAGGCCAGGTAAGTGTTGATATCCCTTCAGGACTGGCCCCTAAAACATATAATGCATATATTAAATTTGAGGGGGATGAAAGTTTTAAAGCGTCTTCTGCCAGTGCAAAAGTAGTTGTTTCAAAGGCAACTCCAAAGATAACAGCTAAAGCAAAGACTTTCAAAAAATCAGTCAAAACCAAAAAGTACACAATTACTTTAAAAAACAATTTGAATAAAGTCATGAAAAACACTAAGGTGACAATTAAAGTCAACAAGAAAACCTACACTGCCAAAACCAACAGCAAAGGTGTTGCGACATTTAAAATTACCAAATTGGCCAAAAAAGGTAAATACACTGCAACCGTTAAATATGCAGGTAACAAATACTACAATTCCAAATCTGTAAAGGTTAAAATCACTGTCAAATAGATATTCACGGCATTTTTAATAATCAATGAGGTGAAAATAATGAATTTCAAAAAAATAGTTGCGATAACGTTATTGTTATTGGCAATTCTAACAGTAGGTGCTGTAAGTGCAGCTGAAGATGCAGGTGCACTTGCAGTTGATGATGCGGGAAATGAAATGGTAGTTGAAACTCCAGCAGATGATGTTGAGACATTAGGCTCTGATGAAAATGACGAGATTTTACAAGATCCTGCCGCTGAAGATTTTAATGTTGTTATAAAATCAGAAGCTGACATTAAGAGTAAAGAGGCTGTTGTCAGCTTTGACTTGCCAAACTATCTAAAAGAAAAGGACGATACAATTTATCCTGAATTTTATAATGATCATGTTGAAGTAAATGTGGATGGAGGTTCCAACTTTAGGTTT is a window encoding:
- a CDS encoding NAD(P)H-dependent oxidoreductase — encoded protein: MLYCHPSEKSITNTIKQGYIDGLEEINISYTITDLYGSNFNSDITEEEYLRENNNIPCPLAEDVLLEQERINNADVLTFIFLLFWMDAPSKLVGYFARVFTKGFKYDYDDGKSASMKTMVHRNFLISAGSSYDDLEKDGKINALETIFIKDKLAGKTKDVSMYFFEKTTYLKEGIDR
- a CDS encoding AAA family ATPase; translation: MNPDNEDSIHDFLQSQITDTPLSLNNELSNRGVKFNHRDDFEEIRTFIDEFIDGNNVNRYIVLPGLRGVGKTTILFQVYDYLLNQKNIRHEQILYFSCEELNKIEDCDIYDTIKYYLKTFHNSSLQTLDEKLFLLIDESHFDKDWSLSGKIITDKSKNIFAIFTGSSAINLEYNAEAARRMIRYPITPLNYSQHLKLKYNYHTDISNDLIDLLFNGNVDNAIIKEKQVNRDLLNLKNYHSMDWDNYFKFGGFPSVMHDTNHRNAFKKLYYSVETVVTKDLGTMNNLTANTQTNALRLMKFLAEKYPGDISQNALANKIKTSAGSVNTIMDLLEKTHLIFHTEPYAGANARAKKSWQYYFATPSIMHAINLKFGFSSIKLSEYEGILLETLVGSNLVNLKNSEQFFEFSIFYDTYKVKKQKVDFIIKKDFDEVIPIEVGHGNKGTDQIKDAIRRYKAPHGIVISDTTKTIEKVDNVIFVPIKTFSLM